The genomic DNA CCATGATACGTGGCCCCAGATTTGACAGTGACCAGCTTCCGGCAGCTCCGGTTGAGACCGACTTCATGACTGTTTCAAGATCAAGACCGGCTTTGTACCCATAGAGCAGAGCTTCGCAAACACCGATCATCATGCTTGAGATCAATGTCTGGTTGACCATTTTTGTGTGTTGACCAGCCCCGGCTGGACCTTGATGCACGATCGTTTTTCCCATCGCTTCCCAAGCTGGGTTGAGGGCATCGACGACCTCTTTTTCGCCACCGATCATGATTGAAAGTCGAGCTTCCTTGGCACCGACATCTCCACCGGAAACGGGAGCGTCAACCGAGTGGACTCCTTTGGCTTTCGCTGCTTCAGCGATTTCGACAGCTAGCGAAGGTTCGCTGGTCGTCATGTCGACCAAGACGTTCCCTTCCTTCGAGCCAGCTAAAGCTCCGTTCTCTCCGAGGAAGACTTCTCGAACATCTTGTGGGAAACCGACAATCCCGAAGATGACGTCAGAGGCTTCTGCGACAGCTTTAGGGGAATCGACCCAGGTCGCTCCCTTTTCAATGAGTGCTTTCGCTTTGTCTTTCGAGCGTGTGTAGATCGTTGCTTCAAACCCTTTGTCGATGAGGTG from Thalassoglobus polymorphus includes the following:
- a CDS encoding NAD(P)-dependent oxidoreductase, whose translation is MAVSEIVPGKTKIGWIGTGVMGSSMCGHLIDKGFEATIYTRSKDKAKALIEKGATWVDSPKAVAEASDVIFGIVGFPQDVREVFLGENGALAGSKEGNVLVDMTTSEPSLAVEIAEAAKAKGVHSVDAPVSGGDVGAKEARLSIMIGGEKEVVDALNPAWEAMGKTIVHQGPAGAGQHTKMVNQTLISSMMIGVCEALLYGYKAGLDLETVMKSVSTGAAGSWSLSNLGPRIMANNFDPGFFVEHFIKDMGIALAESRRMGLSMPGLALAEQLYQSVKAKGWGREGTHALMLTLAEMSGVDWKNR